Proteins from a genomic interval of Rubinisphaera italica:
- the carA gene encoding glutamine-hydrolyzing carbamoyl-phosphate synthase small subunit, whose translation MSQPVKLALADGTVFSGTAFGAEGESFGEVVFNTSMTGYQEIITDPSYCGQIIVMTYPQIGNYGVNPEDIESSGTALKGFICREVCEKPSNYRATHSLSSYLAEHGVIGMQGVDTRALVRRLRTQGAMTGVISTVDLDDASLVAKAQQSPDLVGQDYVKAVSAKETTCWSEALSELARTPANQTTLPPNSKRPKVVAIDYGMKWNIPRHLVDCGCDVEVMPGTSTAAEILERNPDGVFLSNGPGDPRPLDYAVNTIRDLIGKKPIFGICLGQQLLGLAMGGEIYKLKFGHRGANQPVMNKKTGRVEVTSQNHGFAINEKTLPDNVEVTHINLNDNTVSGIRHKTEPVFGVQYHPEASAGPHDSRYLFDEFMQSMIGVNV comes from the coding sequence ATGTCTCAACCCGTCAAACTCGCTCTGGCAGATGGTACAGTCTTTTCCGGAACCGCCTTCGGAGCAGAGGGCGAATCCTTTGGTGAAGTCGTTTTCAACACCAGCATGACTGGCTACCAGGAAATTATCACCGACCCATCCTATTGCGGCCAAATCATTGTGATGACCTACCCGCAAATTGGGAATTATGGGGTCAATCCTGAAGACATTGAAAGCAGTGGAACGGCTCTCAAAGGCTTCATCTGTCGAGAAGTTTGCGAGAAGCCGAGTAATTATCGAGCCACGCATTCCCTCTCCAGTTATCTGGCCGAACATGGTGTGATTGGAATGCAGGGGGTTGACACCCGCGCTCTGGTTCGTCGACTGCGAACTCAAGGTGCGATGACCGGTGTGATTTCTACTGTCGATCTGGATGATGCTTCTCTGGTTGCCAAAGCTCAACAATCGCCGGATTTGGTCGGACAGGATTATGTGAAAGCGGTTTCTGCCAAAGAAACGACCTGCTGGTCGGAAGCGCTTTCAGAACTGGCACGAACACCCGCTAATCAGACAACACTTCCTCCGAACAGCAAACGCCCGAAAGTTGTCGCGATTGATTACGGCATGAAATGGAATATCCCTCGGCACCTGGTCGATTGTGGATGTGATGTCGAAGTGATGCCAGGCACTTCGACTGCCGCCGAGATACTCGAACGGAATCCAGATGGCGTTTTCCTGTCCAATGGCCCAGGTGATCCCCGACCTCTGGACTATGCTGTGAATACAATTCGCGATTTGATCGGTAAAAAGCCGATATTCGGAATCTGCCTTGGCCAACAACTTCTTGGATTGGCGATGGGCGGAGAGATTTACAAACTGAAATTCGGACACCGGGGAGCCAATCAGCCGGTGATGAATAAGAAAACCGGCCGAGTCGAAGTAACTAGCCAGAATCATGGCTTTGCGATCAACGAAAAGACTCTGCCTGATAACGTTGAAGTGACTCACATCAATCTAAACGACAACACCGTTTCAGGAATCCGGCACAAAACCGAACCGGTCTTCGGAGTACAGTATCACCCCGAAGCCTCAGCTGGTCCGCACGACAGTCGTTATCTGTTTGATGAATTTATGCAATCGATGATTGGGGTCAATGTCTAG
- the ndk gene encoding nucleoside-diphosphate kinase → MPQEQTLILFKPDAIQRRLIGALLSRIENKGYKIAGLKMLQVTPELARKHYEEHVEKPFYPHLESFITSAPVVALVVEGPDAISVMRTMMGSTNGREANPGTIRGDYGTSRQMNLIHGSDGPEAAKREIPIYFQDNELCEYSLSLAASLMAADE, encoded by the coding sequence ATGCCACAAGAGCAGACTTTAATTCTTTTCAAGCCCGATGCCATTCAACGTCGTTTGATTGGAGCATTGCTATCCCGGATTGAGAACAAGGGCTACAAAATTGCAGGATTGAAGATGCTGCAAGTGACGCCTGAACTGGCTCGAAAACATTATGAGGAACATGTTGAGAAGCCTTTCTACCCACACTTAGAATCATTTATCACCTCTGCACCAGTTGTTGCATTGGTTGTTGAAGGCCCGGATGCGATTTCTGTCATGCGTACCATGATGGGCAGTACGAATGGACGCGAAGCGAATCCGGGAACCATCCGCGGAGATTACGGCACCTCACGTCAAATGAACCTTATTCATGGCAGTGATGGCCCCGAAGCCGCTAAACGTGAGATCCCGATTTATTTTCAGGACAACGAATTGTGCGAATATTCGCTTTCACTGGCTGCATCTTTGATGGCTGCTGACGAATAA